The Desulfovermiculus halophilus DSM 18834 genome contains the following window.
CTTTCGAAAGCTCCAAGGTGCCCAGATTAAGCACAACTCTTTGCCTGGGGCCATCCGGAGTACGAATTGACTCAACTAACTTATGTGTATAATATAACTTATTAGAATTCTTGTACTTTCTTTTTGTTTCCCTGATGAACATGCAAGGAGTTTATCATGGCTGGCCATTCTGTCAATAAGCAGTTTTGCATTCGTAGTCACTACAAAAGACCGTATAACTAAAGTAACTACGTATTTTCAGGTGGTTACGGATTTTTGGCAAGTTAATCCAGGCAAATTTTAAGCTAATTTTGCGAAGTTAAGCGTAAAGATGGGATAACAGTTTTTCATACGAAAGCGTATCATACACGTGAGTGCCGGGTGGCGGACCAAGAAGATGTGCGGGACTGCCGCTCACGGCACACAGAAGAGACGGCAAACTCTTATGAAGGCAATTCCACTTTCTGTGTCCAAGAGCCACCAAACAGTTCTGCTTGAGCAGCCGGCTTGCTTTACAAGGAGACAAACCCCCCGTATGGTCAGCTTCGACACGCTGGTGACCCGGGGAGGATCGAAAGTGAACTATGCGGACACAAGCAGAGAGCGGACAATAGGGCTGCTTATCGTCATATCCGGGGTGACGGCCATCAGCTTTGACGCCCTGCTTATTCGCCTTGCGCAGACTACGGCCTGGAATGTGATATTCTGGCGGGGGATCTTTACTTTCCTGTCCCTGGCTCTGGTGCTGGTCTGCACCAAGGGGAAAAAGGCCTTTGCCCCTTTCCAGCAGGTCCCGAAGACAGCGTGGACCTCTGCGTTTCTGTTCGGAACCGGGGGGATATTTTTTGTCACCTCAGTCGCGTTCACCTCAGTGGCCAATACCGTGGTCATCATCAGCAGTGCCCCTTTATTCGCAGCCTTGTTCACCCGTCTGTTCCGCATCGAGCTCATCCCCCTGCGGACATGGATGGCCATTGTTCTGGCTTTCTGCGGCGTGATCCTGGTTTTTGCCGGATCGTTGGGGCACGGGGCGCTGCTCGGAGACTTCATTGCTGTTTTGACCGCCTGCAATGCCGGGGGCAATCTGACCCTTCTGCGGCGGAGTCCGGATCTGGACCGGATGGGCCTGGTCAGCGTGGGCGGGATTGTCATGGCCGCATGCGTTCTGCCCTGGGCTCACCCCCTGCAGGTCAGTGCCCAGGGGTTTGTCTATCTGATGATTATGGGGCTGGTTCAGATGCCCCTGGCCCTGTACCTCATCGCCCAAAGCACCAGATATCTGCCCTCGCCTGAGGTCAGCCTGTTCATTATTGTGGAGACCCTTCTGTCCCCTCTATGGGTCTGGATTGTCCTGGGTGAAGTCCCGCCGATGATGACCTATGTCGGCGGAACCCTGATTGTGGTGACCCTGATCGGTCATTCCTGGATGGGGATGCGGGAGATCAGGCGGCTGCGGCGGGTGGCAGCCGCCGAGGTGCAAGTCTGATGTGAGTGGGATGCTGGCATGAAACAGAAGCTCTGGACCTCAGGTCAGCCAGAGGACAGCATTCTTCAGGTTGTAGGCCAGCTTCTTGCTCGTGGAGCCCAGACGGAAGAGCCCGTCTTTCGGCTTTTCCGCGTATCCGGCAGCAACAACCGCATATCCTCCTGCTTCTGCCTCCTGAAGGATGAGCTGGTCGGCCTTGGTCCCGGCGGCATTCTTGGCATGTATCCGCTCCGGAGCGATGCCGTTGTTGATCAATTCTTCCCTGGCCCGTTCCAGGATGGTGTCGCCCTTGTGCCCCTGCGGACTGGCGTGAAACAGGGTGATGGAGTGGGAGTCCTCGTTTCGAAGCATGAATCCGACATGATCGGCAATCTGCAGGGCCGGTTCGGAGCCGTCCACGCAGAGAAGGACGTTCCGGCGTCCGGGCTCAGGTTCACGGCAGAGCCAGAGCGGTGACTTGCGCTCCTGCTCCAGGACCCGCATGCTGACGCTGTCGTTGATCAGCTCTTCCAGCCGGCTGACTCCCCGTCGGCCCAAAATCACTGCGTCGTACAGCCCCTTGTTCGCTTCATGAATAATATCCTTGACCTTGCTCAGGGACCGTTTCTTGATCTTGCACAAGAGATTTTCTTCTTCAAAGCCGCCCATGATCAGGCGCTGTCTGGCTGTCTCCAGGGCCAAGTCACAGGCTTCGGCCTCCTGCTGATCCAGCTCGAACTCTGCGTCCCGCCCGCTCCGGGGGGCAATAAAAAACAGGGTGAAGCGCACAGCGTCCTTGTTTTTGAAGAACTCGTTGACAAACTTGATGCCGTACAAGTGACTGGGGTCATCGCTGATGGTCAAGAGAATATGTTTGTGCATGCAGTCTCCTCAAGGTGTCCCTCCTGCGGCATGGGTGCAGGAAAGGCTGATGTGGTACGCTTCATTGCCTGGCTTCGCCCGGGCCTTTGAACCTGCTGCCCGCAGCGCACAGACACAGTGGACTCAAGCCCCATAGTTTTTCGTTCTTATGTGTGCGAAGGGGAGGAGCTGTCTCCTCCCGGATCCACCGGGCACTGCAGGGAGGCCTTGTCGATGTCTATGATCTTGGTTCCCTGGATGTAGTCCTTGGTTTCATAAGTGGTGATCCGTTCCAGCTTGCCGGTAATGATTCGGATGCGCTTCATCTGTTCCTTGAGCTGCAGACCGGTTTGACTTTCCGGGTAGGCTTCTAGAAAGTCGTCAAGCATGAAAAAGATGTTCTGCAGGGGCTGATTCATCTCATGGCAGGCCGCTCCGGCCATCTCCAGGACGCCCTGCAGCTTCTCCCTGCGCATCTGCTCCTGTTCCGCCAGCTTGCGGTCGGTAATATCCCGGGCCACGGCAATAAGGCACTGCCGGCCACCGTATTCGATGACCTCGGCGGACCACAGGACGTGCAGCACCTCCCCGGACTTGACCCGGAACCTGACCTCTGCATTGCACACCCTGCCGTTCTCGCCCAGGATCTGGTGCAGCTCATCCCGCTCATCCGGATCGACCCAGATCCCGAGTTCAGTTGAGGTCCGGCCGATGACTTCCCTGGCCGTAAACCCTGTGGTGTGCAAAAAGGCCTGATTGACTTCCAGGTAGGTCCCGTTGTCCAGGGTGCTGATCACCACCCAGTCCGGGCTGGATCGAAAGGCCTTGTGAAACTTTTCTTCCGACTGGCGCAAAGCTTCCTTGATCAGTTCCTGTTCCGTGTTGTCCATGAAGTAGCCCAGAGTGGACCTTTGTCCCCGATAGCTGATGGAGCAGACCGACTCCAGGATATATCGGGTTTCGCCGTTCTTGCGCACGATGCGTCCCAGGTAGGGAGTGCTCCTGTGCCCCTTGAGCATCTCCACCGCCTTGCTCCGGACCATATCCCGGTCTTCGGGGTGAACGATATCCAGGGAGAGGGTGCCCTTGAGTTCGTCTTCCTGGTATCCTGTAATATGTTGAAACTCAGGGTTTACAAAGCGGAATCTGCCGTTTTGGAGGATATAGATTCCGATGGGGGAGTTGAAAAACAGCTGGGATATGAATTCCTTTTCCAGGGTATGCCACTCCTTGAGCAGTTCCTGGCTCAGGCTCTGGGGATCATGCGTGGAAACCATGGCAATCCATTGCGGTGTTGAACGTCAGGCGAAAGCGGCCGGAACAAGAACACAGCATATTTTCTATCATCTTCCGCCATCTCTCTCAAGAGTTCTTTCCTCTGCTTTTCCCGGTTCTTCGACCTAGC
Protein-coding sequences here:
- a CDS encoding PAS domain-containing protein, translating into MVSTHDPQSLSQELLKEWHTLEKEFISQLFFNSPIGIYILQNGRFRFVNPEFQHITGYQEDELKGTLSLDIVHPEDRDMVRSKAVEMLKGHRSTPYLGRIVRKNGETRYILESVCSISYRGQRSTLGYFMDNTEQELIKEALRQSEEKFHKAFRSSPDWVVISTLDNGTYLEVNQAFLHTTGFTAREVIGRTSTELGIWVDPDERDELHQILGENGRVCNAEVRFRVKSGEVLHVLWSAEVIEYGGRQCLIAVARDITDRKLAEQEQMRREKLQGVLEMAGAACHEMNQPLQNIFFMLDDFLEAYPESQTGLQLKEQMKRIRIITGKLERITTYETKDYIQGTKIIDIDKASLQCPVDPGGDSSSPSHT
- a CDS encoding DMT family transporter, which codes for MVSFDTLVTRGGSKVNYADTSRERTIGLLIVISGVTAISFDALLIRLAQTTAWNVIFWRGIFTFLSLALVLVCTKGKKAFAPFQQVPKTAWTSAFLFGTGGIFFVTSVAFTSVANTVVIISSAPLFAALFTRLFRIELIPLRTWMAIVLAFCGVILVFAGSLGHGALLGDFIAVLTACNAGGNLTLLRRSPDLDRMGLVSVGGIVMAACVLPWAHPLQVSAQGFVYLMIMGLVQMPLALYLIAQSTRYLPSPEVSLFIIVETLLSPLWVWIVLGEVPPMMTYVGGTLIVVTLIGHSWMGMREIRRLRRVAAAEVQV
- a CDS encoding universal stress protein; its protein translation is MHKHILLTISDDPSHLYGIKFVNEFFKNKDAVRFTLFFIAPRSGRDAEFELDQQEAEACDLALETARQRLIMGGFEEENLLCKIKKRSLSKVKDIIHEANKGLYDAVILGRRGVSRLEELINDSVSMRVLEQERKSPLWLCREPEPGRRNVLLCVDGSEPALQIADHVGFMLRNEDSHSITLFHASPQGHKGDTILERAREELINNGIAPERIHAKNAAGTKADQLILQEAEAGGYAVVAAGYAEKPKDGLFRLGSTSKKLAYNLKNAVLWLT